The Pseudobdellovibrionaceae bacterium genomic interval ATTGTTTTTTTCTTTTCAAAAAAACTACTCTCCTCCAAGATGTCTTCATCATCGCCAAACTCCTCAAAATCTAACTTATCACTTTCTTCACGCTTTAAATCGCTGACTCCATCAAAGCTACCAACTCGGTCACCCACTTTAATGTCTGACATAATTTGGCTAATCACCGCAGTGGCTGTATTTTTTTGAACATTTAAAATATTAATATACGCAGCCACTGTATCTCCCCAACGATCACGGCCTCCTCTAGATTTTAAGCTTTGATATACTGGAAAAACATCTCCCACCTTTAATGAATCCTGCAAGCCTACATTTAAATACACTAAATTATGTAAGCCCAATAATTCTGGAGAAGACAAACCCTTCCCTCCCATAATTAAACCTAAGCGAGGCAATGTTTTGTTGCTAGTGTTTTTTTCTACAAAAAATTTACGCAATGGCCCGTAAATAATAGAATCTCCTTCTTTTATGGAAAGAAAAGAGTGTGTAATTTTAGCCTTATATTCTGCATAAAAAGCCTCGTCTGTTTTAGCTACAACCTCAATCACTTTTAATTCCGCTCTTACTTGTAACAGCCTTTCATCAATGGATTGGTTTTTAAAATAAATAGGTTTAGTATCTACCACTCTAAGTCGTTGCCCTACATCCACCACGGCATCGCCAAAAACTTTAATAAATATATCCTGACCCTTAGAATATAAAAGCCTTCGCCCACTGGGCAATACCTCACCAATACTATTTGGTATGCGCTCTATAATCATATTATCCAAATACACAGAGAGTTTTTGACCAGACACAGCAGGCTCTACAAACTCTATGGCTAACTCATTGGTTAGTTTTTCTTGTTGCTGATGATAAATGGATTTCCATAAGGGAAAGCTTTTTGGAAACTTCTTAAGTACGGGCCGTATCCTAGATGTCAGGGCAGGCAAAAGTACTTTTTTATTTTCTTTAATTTTTTTTCCCTCTTTATTCTCTCTTATAAATTTTGCAGTAATTTGCTTTCTTGCTGGTTTTCCTGCTGCAGAAAAACGCAAACCTCCACCTGCCTTAAGGCTCAGATGAGTATTTTCGGCAATTAAGTGCGGATTAGATAATTGAGAATTTACCGCCCATAACTTAGGCCAATAAGTAGCCGAACCTAAAACATTGGCACTAATTTGTGATAAATTATCTCCAGGCTTTACTTTATAATTATCCTTATTTTTACTGGTTACAATTCCATCCCAGCGCTGAGCAGGAACCGCTTGTTCATAAAACTCTAAATAAATATTATGCAACCAGTCTTCGTAGTCGGAGTTAAAACTAGCACTAACCACCCCATGTGAAACCAGTATTATGCCAAACATAACCCATCTAAAATAACGCATCATAGTTTAAAAATTACTAGATTTTTAGCCTTTGAACAGTGTTAAAAAAAAACCTCTTCTAAAGTAATGGAAGTTATCCACAATTTTTGTGTCTAAAGTCCATAAATAGAAAAGAAAAAGCGGAAATACCCCCGTTATGTGAATATGCCTTAATTATGACAAACTATAACTACCTAAAAATACTATATTTTTCGTAAAAAAATGCAGTTTATGAATTCAAAATAACAGTTTTGTAAATATTTTTACTCCTAAGCTGGAGGTAAACTTGCTATTTAAAAGCTAATGTTTCTGTTATTGCCCTTAATAGTACTAGCCTACTATTTTTCTGATAGCACTTCCGCTTTTTTGTCCGAACCCATTTTAGCCCTCAGCAACTATTTACATAATTTTTGTTTAAGCTTCTCTAAAGCTAGTCCCTACGAGGGGCTATATCAAAGCTTAAGTTGTGGTAAAAAACTGCCCTCCCATTGGTATTCTCTTTTTGCCAACTCTGGCCTAATACATTTAATTATTATTTCTGGGCTACACATTTCCTTAATATATAGAAGCCTTACTCATTTACAGAGCAAAATTCTTCTTTTACCCAAAAGCATAACTATTAGCCTCAACTTATTCCTCTTACTATTATATACATTTATGCTTAATATTTCGGCACCCGCTTTGCGCGCCTATTTTTTTCAAGTGATAAAGTTAATCAACAACTACGGCAAATTACATTGGCCCTCTAGCTATTTAGTTTTACTTTCTGTGCTATTAAGTTTGTTATTTAAACCCAGCTTATGGGCCTCCATTTCTTTGCTGTTAAGCTGGAGCGCAATACTTATTATTTATTTTTTACACCAAGTATTAAGCCACCCCTTAATTCCTTCTGTATATAAAAAGCCTTTTATAAAAATACCTATTCAAAGTGCCCTTTTATATTTATTTTTATTTCCTATTTTAAGTCAATTTAATAGCATTCATCCATTTAGTATTTTTATACAAATATTATTTACTCCCTTGTTATTACTGTTTTTAATTCCTTTATCTATTTTACAATACTTTTTCTTTTCTAACTTGTTTTTTGCTGACTACCTATGGAAAATATTTTTTTCATTACTAACCCCCTTGCAAAACCTTTTAGTTAATGGCCCTACTGCAGACAAACTCCCCTTGCTTTATTTTTGGATTTATACCATTAGCTTACAATTTTGTTTAAGCCTTTTTGAAGTTTATATTAAAAAATATAAGCTTTCTATGAAAAAAAATATACACCTTAAAAATCATGATTTATAAATTTTTTACTTATTGCCTTTTTGTATTTTTATTTCTTTCCCCACACTATTTATCTATTAATAAAATTACACAACCCGTATTTATTATATGGAATGTAGGGCAAGGCTCGTGGAGCAGCCTTGTTACCAATAAGGCTTGCTTTCATTTTGATATGGGAGGAGAAGGTTACAATAAAAACAACGCCATTATACAAAAATGTAAAACAAAACAAAACATTTTGCTTTTAACTCATTCTGATAAAGATCATATTAAATTTACTTATTTATTTAAAAAGAATCGAATAAAGTTTTGTTTATATAAAAAACCTCGAGAAAAAATTAAAAAGTATAATAAAAAATATTTGCGAAATTTACAATTATGCACCAAACAAAAACTCCTTTTACTAAAAGATAATGGTATTGTCGAAATACCTTTTGCTATTTCAAAAAAAATAACTTTTTTTAAAAAAAAATCTACCCCACTTTCTACTAATTTTTTAAGTAGAGTTTTTTTAATTAAAAATTTAATTCTTGTAGGGGGAGACAGCACAAAAAAGGCCGAATTATTATGGAAAAATAACTTGCCTTACCCCGAAAAAATTAAATACTTTGTGCTAGATCATCATGGCAGTAAAAATAGTAATCATATAAAGCTTTTTCAAAAGCTAAGTCATTTAATAATGGCCATTGCTAGTGCAAAAAAATCTAGATACAAACACCCTCATAAAGAAGTTGTAAACTTACTAAAAAAACAAAAAGTGGCGTTATTACAAACCGAAATATGGGGTTCTATTTATATATATTTAAAAAAATAAAAGTAATGGATTAAAAATATAAAAAAAGCAAAGCCCTTAATTTAAATAAGGTCTATATTCCATATTTAAATCTTGAGCTACAGCTTGATAGGCAATATAACCATCATAAACATTAATGCCCGACTTTAAAATTGGTTTTTTTTCTAAAGCTTTTTTTAAACCATACTTTGCCAATGTTAAACCATAAGGCAAAGTGGCATTAGTTAATGCGTAAGTAGAAGTTCTAGGCACCACTCCTGGAATATTAGGAACACAGTAATGTAGTACTCCATTAATTTCGTAAGTAGGGTTCACATGACTGGTGGGCTTGCAAGTGGCTATACAACCACCTTGGTCCACAGCTACATCTACAACTACAGAACCTTTACTCATTTTATGAATCATGGCTTCTGTAATCAACTGAGGCGCTTTATGGCCAGCTACTAAAACGGCACCAATTAATAAATCGGTATTAATTACTGACTCTTCTAAGTTCTGTGCATTAGAAAACAAAGTTTGCACTCGCCCTTGAAAAAGGTCATCTAAAAAACTTAAGCGAGCATGATCAATATCTAATAAAATAACATCTGCGCCCAAGCCCACGGCCATTTTTGCCGCTTGAACACCTACTACTCCACCTCCAACAATAGTAACTTGTGCTTTTTTAACACCGGTTACTCCTCCTAATAAAATGCCTTTTCCACCATGGTCTTTTTGTAAATAAAAAGCACCCACTTGAGTAGCCATACGCCCTGCAACTTCACTCATAGGAGTTAACAAAGGCAAGCTTCCATCGCTTTCTTGAATGGTTTCATAAGCAATAGATTGAATTTTTTTATCACATAAAATTTTCGCTAACTGAGGCTCGGCAGCTAAATGCAAATAAGTAAATAATAGCTGACCCTCTTGCATTAAATCATACTCTTGAGGTAAAGGTTCTTTTACCTTAATGATCATTTCTGCGTTTTCATAAACTTCTTTAGCAGAGTCGACAATTTTGGCTCCCACAGATAAGTAATTTTCGTCAGTAATCAAACAGCCTAAACCCGCTTGTGTTTCTACAAAAACCTCGTGACCTTGGGCAACAAACTGCCTAACACCCGATTCGGTTAACCCTACTCTCGATTCACTAATTTTAATTTCTTTAGGAACTCCTACTCTCATAATTGCCTCCGCGCAGCTTATTGGATATACCAAATTTCCACCGAAAACAAGAAGAATAACACGGGTTACTTAAAATTTTAAAGCCCCAGCCCTTTCTTTTATATCATAAAAAGCCGGTAGCGCTAAAAGCCTTTGTAGCAACTGGTTCATTAAGGCATGCCCTGGTTTATATAAAGTAATTTGAGCCAGCAAAGGTCGGCCTAAAATGGCTAAATCCCCTAAAGCATCTAAAATTTTGTGTCTAACAAACTCATCAGAAAATCGTAAACCTTCTTGATTTAAAATTCCTGTGGGAGTTAAAACAATGGC includes:
- the ald gene encoding alanine dehydrogenase is translated as MRVGVPKEIKISESRVGLTESGVRQFVAQGHEVFVETQAGLGCLITDENYLSVGAKIVDSAKEVYENAEMIIKVKEPLPQEYDLMQEGQLLFTYLHLAAEPQLAKILCDKKIQSIAYETIQESDGSLPLLTPMSEVAGRMATQVGAFYLQKDHGGKGILLGGVTGVKKAQVTIVGGGVVGVQAAKMAVGLGADVILLDIDHARLSFLDDLFQGRVQTLFSNAQNLEESVINTDLLIGAVLVAGHKAPQLITEAMIHKMSKGSVVVDVAVDQGGCIATCKPTSHVNPTYEINGVLHYCVPNIPGVVPRTSTYALTNATLPYGLTLAKYGLKKALEKKPILKSGINVYDGYIAYQAVAQDLNMEYRPYLN
- a CDS encoding LysM peptidoglycan-binding domain-containing protein, producing MMRYFRWVMFGIILVSHGVVSASFNSDYEDWLHNIYLEFYEQAVPAQRWDGIVTSKNKDNYKVKPGDNLSQISANVLGSATYWPKLWAVNSQLSNPHLIAENTHLSLKAGGGLRFSAAGKPARKQITAKFIRENKEGKKIKENKKVLLPALTSRIRPVLKKFPKSFPLWKSIYHQQQEKLTNELAIEFVEPAVSGQKLSVYLDNMIIERIPNSIGEVLPSGRRLLYSKGQDIFIKVFGDAVVDVGQRLRVVDTKPIYFKNQSIDERLLQVRAELKVIEVVAKTDEAFYAEYKAKITHSFLSIKEGDSIIYGPLRKFFVEKNTSNKTLPRLGLIMGGKGLSSPELLGLHNLVYLNVGLQDSLKVGDVFPVYQSLKSRGGRDRWGDTVAAYINILNVQKNTATAVISQIMSDIKVGDRVGSFDGVSDLKREESDKLDFEEFGDDEDILEESSFFEKKKTIGEAAQDKQLEGDLNGNELEDDLENDLENNESEEEEELDL